Sequence from the Thermococcus nautili genome:
GTCATAAACGTCATCGGAGCGGAGCAGAGGCACCCCCAGATGGCGATTAAGTACGCCCTCCAGCTCCTCGGCTTTGAGGAAAGCGCGGAGAACTTCCACCACTTAGCTTACGAGCACGTTGTGAGGCCGGAAGGTAAGTTCTCGGGCAGAAAGGGAACCTGGGTCGGCTTCACCGTTGACGAGGTCCTCAACGAGGCCGTTCAGAGGGCGAGGGAACTGGTTGAGGGGAAGAACCCGAACCTGAGCGAGGAGGAGAAGGATAGGATAGCCGAAGCCGTTGGAGTCGGCGCGGTTCGCTTCAACCTCGTCAAGTACAGTCCTGACAAGGTCATAACCTTCCGCTGGGATGACGTGCTCAACTTCGAGGGGGAGAGCGCGCCGTACATACAGTACGCCCACGCCCGCTGTGCATCAATCCTGAGGAAGGCCGGGGAGAGCGGAGTCGAGACCGACTGGAAAGCTCTGCTTGAAAAGGCTGACTTCTCAAAGCTGACCCTCCGCGAAAAGGAGCTCATCAAGCTCCTCGCCAAGTTCCCGGAGGTAATAGAGAGCGCAGGTAGGGATATCAAGCCTCACCTGATTCCGGCTTACCTCAACGAGCTGGCTTCACTCTTCAACAAGTTCTACATGGACCACCCGGTGCTCAAGGCCGAGGAAGGCGTAAAAGAGGAGCGCCTGCTCCTCGTTCTGGCGGTCAAGCAAGTGCTCAGGAACGGGCTGGAGTTGCTTGGCATAGAGGCGCCGGAGAAGATGTGACTAGCCTTTCAATATTTTTTCCACGAGGGGGTCTATTATCCTGTACTCCCCGTTTTCTTTCCTCACCCAGCCCATTTTCTCAAGGTTCTTCAGGAGCGCAGATAGTCTCGCGTTCGTTATAGGTCCGCTTTTTGCTTCCACGTAGTCCTTAACCTCCCTCCAGCGTGAGAGGCCCATTGCTATCGCCCTGAGGATTAGGGAGTACCTTGGAGAGCGCTTTTCGAGTTCAAGGAGCTCTTCCCGTATCATTGCCCGGGCCCTCTCGACAGTTCTCTCCATGGCCCTCTCGAAACTTCCGCTCTTCCAGTAGTTAAACCCAAACTCCACGAGCCAGCCCGGAATGCCGTCGAGCTCATCAACAGCTCTCTTTATCTCCCCCTCCGGAACTTTCAAGCCGACTTCTTCAAATCCTTCCCGCAGGAAAGCCTCCGAGAGTTCCCTCGGGAATGGCTTAACTTCAACCTCCTCATAAACCCTGCCGAATAGTGGACTTGAGTAATCGTCGATGCCTATGAAATCATGGAGGAGGCCGACCTCCGAGCCTGTGAACACGAAGCCAAGGTTCGGCAGGGAGTCGTAAGCGTAGGCCATTCCCGCCAAAAGGTCTTTTCCACCCCTCGGCCCGTAGAATCGAAGGTACTGGGCCTCGTCGAAAGCCAAAACGACCCTCCCAAACTTTTCACCGAGGCCGTTTAAAAGTTCGAAGATGTCTATTATGGTAGTCTCCTTTGGTTTGATTTTTATCCCGGCCAAATTAACGCTCTCAAGCTTTATCCCGCTCAGAAAGCCAAACCTGCCCTTCCCGAGGAGTATCTTTCTAATCTCGTCCACAAGAACGGCGGGGCTTATCATCCCTCCACCGGATGCATAGAGTCTCCTTGCGTCGAGGTAAAGGCCGAGACCGTCAAATTCATTAAGAGTCACCCTCAGGAGGGAACTCTTCCCCACCCTCCGGATTCCGATGAGAACCGTTATCGGGTACTCTTCCATTCCCTTAAGCAGAGAGTTCAGCTCCTTCTCCCTGTCGAAAATTTCCTCCCTCCTGCTCTTCGGCCTCGGGTCAAACAACATAGGTATCGCCCCCGATACTAAGTATCGGTACCGATACTTAAATGTTGCTGAGGCAAACAACAGCAATATATAATGAAGGTGTAAAAAAGAAGCCCGCAAGTAGCTCAGTGAATCTTGTACCTCAGGAACGCGCCGAGGCCTCCAAAGGCCTTGTAGAACTGCTGGCCCTCCTCGGTGTCGAGGGAGATTATCTCCACGTTCGAGCCGGCTTCCTCCGCCATCTTGATGAGCTCCTCCGCGACGTCCCACTTCTCGAAGGTTATGTTCTGACTGCCACACTTTGGACAGTGGGTCAGCTTCTTCTTGTAGACGTGGAACTCCTGCTCGCTCATCGTCTTCTCCTCGCTCCAGCCGCAGTTGTTGCACTTGGCCTTGACGCGAACCTTGTCATAGCCCTCGCTGATGAGGAGCGTGTCAACGGCGCCGAGCTCAAGGGCCTGGCGGACTTCCTTCTCACCGTAGGTTATCATCCCCGTGTCCTTGACGAGGTGCCTGAAGAAGTCCTGGATAAGTTTCCTCTCCTTGACCGCCTCATGGTCTCTGAGTATATCGCTGGCCTTCTCAACGAGCTCCCTTAGGCCGTACTCGCCGTGGTAGCTTATGTCGACGACGCCGATAATCTTCTTCCTCAGCTCGTGGTGGAGGTAATCACCCTCAACGAACTCCTCCTTGGTCGGCCCGGGACCGCCGATGATGATTCCCCTCAGCTCGCCCTTCTCAAGGAGCGGGAGGAAGGCCTTGTTGGCGTGCTCGCCGATGCGCTTCATGAACTCGTGCGTTTCCTGCTCGCGAATCCTCTCGTAACGCCTCGCCGACTGACCACCGGCCCTCGTCTTTCCTGGAACGTTCGAGGTGAGCTCGTCTATAACCTCAATCCTCTTGCCCCTGAGGAGGCCTATCGTTGCCTCGTTCTTCTCGACGGTTATGAGGCCGTACGCATCTTTAACGCGGAGCATCTCCTCAAGCGGTTCGGTAACGAAGGTCTGGTCACAGCGGTAGAGGCGGACCTTGAGGGGCTCGGGCGGAACGATGGCCCAGAGTCTTATGTCGCTGACTCCCTCCTGCTCGCTGACGTTACCGACGAACAGGGCAAGGCCGTTCTCCGGAGTCTTGCGGTAGAGCTTGAGGTGCTGCATCGCCCTTTCGAGGGCTCCTAAAACGTTCTTTCGAGTTGACTTGCTCTTGATGTTCTGGGCCGTTCCGTACTCCTCGCGGAGCTGTTGCATGACCTTGTTGATGTCGTAGCCGGCCGGAATGTAAAGACTGACGAGTTCGGTCGCTCGACCTCGATAGCTCTTGAGTTCTTCAACCTTCTTCTTGAGCTCGTACATTTCCGCTGACTTGTGAGACATGAGCATCACCCCTTCTCTTCCCGTTCCCGGTTAAAAGGGGCCACTTATAAAAGTTGGCCTAGAA
This genomic interval carries:
- a CDS encoding AAA family ATPase; translated protein: MLFDPRPKSRREEIFDREKELNSLLKGMEEYPITVLIGIRRVGKSSLLRVTLNEFDGLGLYLDARRLYASGGGMISPAVLVDEIRKILLGKGRFGFLSGIKLESVNLAGIKIKPKETTIIDIFELLNGLGEKFGRVVLAFDEAQYLRFYGPRGGKDLLAGMAYAYDSLPNLGFVFTGSEVGLLHDFIGIDDYSSPLFGRVYEEVEVKPFPRELSEAFLREGFEEVGLKVPEGEIKRAVDELDGIPGWLVEFGFNYWKSGSFERAMERTVERARAMIREELLELEKRSPRYSLILRAIAMGLSRWREVKDYVEAKSGPITNARLSALLKNLEKMGWVRKENGEYRIIDPLVEKILKG
- the prf1 gene encoding peptide chain release factor aRF-1, translating into MSHKSAEMYELKKKVEELKSYRGRATELVSLYIPAGYDINKVMQQLREEYGTAQNIKSKSTRKNVLGALERAMQHLKLYRKTPENGLALFVGNVSEQEGVSDIRLWAIVPPEPLKVRLYRCDQTFVTEPLEEMLRVKDAYGLITVEKNEATIGLLRGKRIEVIDELTSNVPGKTRAGGQSARRYERIREQETHEFMKRIGEHANKAFLPLLEKGELRGIIIGGPGPTKEEFVEGDYLHHELRKKIIGVVDISYHGEYGLRELVEKASDILRDHEAVKERKLIQDFFRHLVKDTGMITYGEKEVRQALELGAVDTLLISEGYDKVRVKAKCNNCGWSEEKTMSEQEFHVYKKKLTHCPKCGSQNITFEKWDVAEELIKMAEEAGSNVEIISLDTEEGQQFYKAFGGLGAFLRYKIH